In the Syntrophorhabdaceae bacterium genome, TCGGCCATGGCCGTCCAGGTCTTTATCGGCGGTCAGTTCGAAACACAATCAGTGCACAACATGACCCGCCTTGTGGACCTGGGTAACCGTTACGTTATTCCCGTTCTCGGTGTAACAGCGGTAGGAAAGGAAATGGCCAGGGACGCCAAATATATGAGGCTCGCTTCGCGGATCATCGCGGAGCTCGGCGTCACCTATGTAAAGACCTATTACGTGCCCAAAGACTTTGACACGGTCGTGGCCTCCTGCCCTGTACCGATTGTCATTGCAGGCGGAAAGAAGATGCCGGAGCTTGACGCGCTCACCATGGCGTACAATGCCATCCAGGACGGCGCGGCAGGGGTCGATATGGGGCGCAATATCTTCCAATCGGAATCACCTGTCGCCATGATCAAGGCGATACGAAGGGTTGTCCACGAAGGCGATAAACCGAAGGAAGCCTATGATTTCTTCTTAGCTGAAAAGAACAAAAGAATAAAAGGATAACATAACCATGCGCGTGGGGATGTATTATAACAACAGCAAGGTCGAGGTGGAAGAGCTGCCGGTCCCCATGGTTGGTCCAGGAGATATCCTTGTCAAGGTGATTGCGAGCGGCATATGCGGCAGCGATGTCCTCGAATGGTACCGCATCAAAAAGGCACCTCTTGTTCTCGGTCACGAGGTAAGCGGTGAGATCGTCGAGGTCGGAGAAGAGGTTACAAAATTCAAACGAGGCGACAGGGTCTTTACGACGCACCATGTCCCCTGCGACGAATGCCACTTTTGTCTTACCGGCCACCATACTGCGTGCCAGGTCTTCCAGACAAAGAATAATTTCGATCCCGGAGGGTTTTCAGAATACTTAAAGGTATCCGGGAAGAGTATCGATACAGGGACGTTCCTCCTCCCTGATGAAATGTCCTACGAGGAAGGGTCATTCATCGAACCGCTGGGAACGGTAGTAAGGGGTTTGAGAGCTATCGACCTGAAACCCGGCAATACGCTCCTGGTGCTTGGATGCGGGATAGCCGGCCTGCTCATGATCAAGCTGGCACGGGCCCTGGGCGCCGGGAGGATCATAGCAACGGACATCGACGATTACAGGTTGGAAGCGGCACAAAGGTTCGGCGCAGAAAAGGCCATCCAGGCCGGCGGGAACATACCGGATACGATCAAAGGAATGAATCACGGCCGCTTAGCCGACAGGGTGATAGTATGCGCGGGGGCGTTGTCCGCCGCGAAACAGGCATTGCAGTCAGTTGACCGGGGAGGAACGATCTTGTTTTTCGCAGTGCCGAACCCCGGAGAGACCCTTGATGTCGATCTGAATCCTTTCTGGAGGAACGATGTAGGCTTTAAAACCTGTTA is a window encoding:
- the lsrF gene encoding 3-hydroxy-5-phosphonooxypentane-2,4-dione thiolase, producing MPEVDESEKEKQFYVDIPAKSKAFFLKGCNSLDWGMKNRLSRIFNPRSGKTVMLAIDHGYFQGPTTGLERVDVTILPLMQYADTLMLTRGILRTIIPPMYDKGIVLRASGGPSILNELSNEQIAIDIDEAIRLNVSAMAVQVFIGGQFETQSVHNMTRLVDLGNRYVIPVLGVTAVGKEMARDAKYMRLASRIIAELGVTYVKTYYVPKDFDTVVASCPVPIVIAGGKKMPELDALTMAYNAIQDGAAGVDMGRNIFQSESPVAMIKAIRRVVHEGDKPKEAYDFFLAEKNKRIKG
- a CDS encoding alcohol dehydrogenase catalytic domain-containing protein; its protein translation is MRVGMYYNNSKVEVEELPVPMVGPGDILVKVIASGICGSDVLEWYRIKKAPLVLGHEVSGEIVEVGEEVTKFKRGDRVFTTHHVPCDECHFCLTGHHTACQVFQTKNNFDPGGFSEYLKVSGKSIDTGTFLLPDEMSYEEGSFIEPLGTVVRGLRAIDLKPGNTLLVLGCGIAGLLMIKLARALGAGRIIATDIDDYRLEAAQRFGAEKAIQAGGNIPDTIKGMNHGRLADRVIVCAGALSAAKQALQSVDRGGTILFFAVPNPGETLDVDLNPFWRNDVGFKTC